The Corynebacterium suranareeae genome window below encodes:
- a CDS encoding TOTE conflict system archaeo-eukaryotic primase domain-containing protein translates to MSDQRLDFLEQRLFELERELGAIRQELSALRKSRSAAPRPTDAAPPSNSTAPTINATSGPQAKISLFMQRFSGRTDVYARRWTSRKTGKSGWSPATRQGFYSKDATPKDYLPFTAETVNAHLRRGGEHVGLYVMLPNDTCKLLACDFDDGTWKEDALAFVAACREHCIDALAEISRSGEGAHVWIFFDAPISAMLARRLGFSMLRHAMRVRPDMDMSSYDRFFPAQDTIASRANGSSRLGNLIALPLNGDCRARNTSVFADPETWVPFDDPFAALAEVTPLTTSKVEEILANTQQKFGPEIEQIKRPSRAELKKIKANGTTITLTVGNELSIPTEGLPAAVIAEIKHRAVIPNPEFYRRQAQRFSTFGVPRIIIRFTQAEQHLLLPRGLVDDASRILSQAGYAVRVSWPRAVKKSIDVAFLGDLRPLQQDAIKAFGGQRTGVLVAPPGAGKTVMACALIAHRKVSTAVLVNRAELISQWRDRLSQYLDVEPEDIGQIGAGRRKTTGIIDLITLQSLSRKDSDPKILEQYGQIIVDECHNIAAPGAEAALDQVKAPFWVGLTATPFRSDHMDEIITMQCGPIRHRMEIDTENEKRLIYLHETDFESEETTEIQDIYNELAVDPARNLLISSEVDKAVQAGDRCLVLVNRISALEALVDGIKSSTKYPVLTMHGRQTTEERAQLREELAALSENHSPFVLVAMNKVAGEGLDIPSLNTLFLAAPVSFKGLVIQQIGRVTRSAGDNEAPATAAVVHDFVDVKNPTLKRMHGRRLRAMQKEGFVTA, encoded by the coding sequence ATGTCTGACCAAAGACTCGATTTTCTGGAACAGAGGCTTTTTGAGCTAGAGCGTGAACTTGGTGCGATCCGTCAAGAACTTTCCGCACTCCGCAAATCACGCTCCGCAGCACCTCGCCCTACCGATGCAGCACCCCCATCAAATAGCACTGCTCCGACGATTAACGCCACCTCTGGTCCTCAGGCAAAAATCTCTTTGTTCATGCAACGTTTCAGTGGAAGAACTGATGTGTACGCCAGGCGTTGGACTAGCCGAAAAACAGGCAAAAGTGGGTGGTCTCCTGCTACCCGCCAGGGTTTTTATTCTAAAGATGCAACTCCAAAAGACTATCTGCCTTTCACCGCAGAGACTGTTAATGCCCACCTGCGCAGAGGTGGTGAACACGTTGGTCTTTATGTCATGCTCCCGAATGACACGTGTAAGCTTTTGGCCTGCGATTTCGATGATGGAACGTGGAAAGAAGATGCTCTAGCTTTTGTCGCTGCGTGTCGTGAACATTGTATTGATGCGCTTGCAGAAATATCTCGTTCGGGTGAGGGCGCTCACGTGTGGATATTTTTCGATGCTCCGATTTCTGCGATGCTGGCGCGTCGTTTAGGTTTTTCTATGTTGCGCCATGCAATGCGTGTGCGTCCAGATATGGATATGTCGTCGTATGATCGTTTCTTTCCTGCTCAGGACACAATTGCCTCGCGTGCTAATGGAAGCTCTAGGCTGGGAAACCTCATCGCGCTACCGTTAAATGGTGACTGTCGAGCCCGCAACACCTCGGTCTTCGCTGATCCAGAAACTTGGGTTCCTTTTGATGATCCTTTCGCGGCGTTGGCCGAAGTTACTCCGCTGACAACTTCAAAAGTAGAAGAGATTCTAGCGAATACCCAACAGAAGTTTGGCCCCGAAATTGAACAGATCAAACGCCCCTCTCGGGCAGAACTTAAGAAAATCAAAGCAAATGGCACCACAATTACCCTAACGGTTGGCAATGAGTTGTCTATCCCCACCGAAGGGTTGCCAGCCGCTGTTATCGCGGAGATTAAACACAGGGCGGTAATCCCAAACCCTGAGTTTTATCGTCGACAAGCGCAAAGGTTTTCGACCTTCGGCGTGCCACGCATCATCATCCGCTTCACCCAGGCCGAGCAGCATTTGCTGCTGCCTAGAGGGCTTGTCGACGACGCCTCCCGCATCCTCTCCCAAGCCGGGTACGCGGTGCGCGTGTCGTGGCCGCGCGCGGTGAAGAAGTCTATTGATGTTGCATTCCTTGGGGACCTGCGACCGCTGCAACAAGATGCGATCAAGGCATTTGGCGGGCAGCGCACAGGAGTGTTGGTCGCTCCGCCGGGTGCTGGAAAAACAGTCATGGCGTGCGCACTGATCGCGCACAGGAAAGTCTCTACAGCAGTGTTAGTCAACCGTGCAGAGTTGATTTCACAGTGGCGTGACCGCCTTAGCCAGTATCTCGATGTTGAACCTGAGGATATCGGGCAGATTGGCGCTGGTCGACGCAAAACAACCGGGATCATCGATTTGATAACGCTGCAGTCGTTAAGCAGAAAAGATTCTGATCCCAAGATTTTGGAACAATATGGTCAGATCATCGTCGATGAGTGTCACAATATCGCCGCTCCTGGAGCAGAGGCAGCATTAGACCAAGTCAAAGCACCTTTTTGGGTAGGTCTTACTGCCACGCCTTTTCGCTCTGACCACATGGATGAGATCATCACCATGCAATGTGGCCCAATTCGACACCGCATGGAGATCGATACTGAAAATGAGAAGCGACTGATCTATCTCCACGAAACTGATTTTGAGTCCGAAGAAACCACGGAAATTCAAGACATCTACAACGAACTTGCGGTCGATCCTGCCCGAAATTTATTAATCAGCAGCGAAGTTGACAAAGCTGTGCAAGCCGGCGATCGATGCCTAGTGCTGGTCAACCGCATCTCTGCACTGGAAGCGCTGGTAGACGGCATTAAATCCTCAACAAAGTACCCGGTTCTAACAATGCATGGTCGCCAAACCACAGAAGAACGAGCGCAGTTGCGTGAAGAACTTGCCGCATTAAGCGAAAACCACTCACCTTTTGTCCTCGTTGCCATGAATAAAGTAGCTGGCGAAGGCCTTGATATTCCAAGTTTGAATACGCTTTTCCTGGCAGCGCCTGTGTCTTTTAAGGGTCTAGTGATTCAACAAATCGGCAGAGTGACTCGTTCTGCGGGTGACAATGAGGCACCTGCAACAGCAGCCGTGGTCCATGACTTTGTCGACGTTAAAAACCCGACCTTAAAGCGCATGCACGGACGCAGACTAAGAGCGATGCAAAAAGAAGGCTTCGTCACCGCTTGA
- a CDS encoding COX15/CtaA family protein, producing MSTSVAPSNNPVELKPIAFWAPTIKVQRILALLLLIFQGGITVTGSIVRVTGSGLGCDTWPLCHEGSLVPVAGAAPWIHQAVEFGNRMLTFVLIAAALAVFLAVLGAKRRREIVVNSFVQGLGIILQAIIGGITVLVDLHWYAVALHFLPSMILVFLAAILYTRIGEPDDGEVTTMFPNWIRNVAIVGAIALAVVLITGTMTTGAGVHSGDSGVGMEGRLEVSIDWMAHVHGYSMYVYLFFTLIVVAGLYKVKASQHNKKLGLMLIVFILIQAGIGILQYRMGVPRWSIPFHIAMSSVVVAFTSLLWAQGRVRVGGTATIAGSVDGDIKNIALAESKKVGK from the coding sequence GTGTCTACTTCAGTTGCTCCCTCAAATAATCCAGTTGAGTTGAAGCCCATTGCTTTTTGGGCACCAACCATCAAAGTGCAGCGCATTTTAGCGCTCCTGCTGTTGATTTTTCAGGGAGGCATCACTGTCACCGGCTCAATTGTCCGCGTAACAGGTTCAGGGCTCGGCTGTGACACCTGGCCGCTTTGCCACGAAGGCTCACTAGTCCCAGTTGCTGGCGCTGCCCCATGGATCCACCAAGCCGTAGAGTTTGGCAACCGCATGCTCACCTTCGTGCTGATTGCCGCAGCACTCGCAGTATTCCTAGCAGTTCTCGGTGCAAAACGACGCCGCGAAATCGTGGTCAACTCCTTCGTCCAAGGCCTAGGCATCATCCTCCAGGCCATCATTGGTGGAATCACAGTACTTGTCGACCTCCACTGGTACGCAGTCGCACTACACTTCCTACCATCCATGATTTTAGTGTTCCTAGCTGCGATTTTGTACACACGCATCGGCGAGCCAGACGACGGCGAAGTAACCACCATGTTCCCCAACTGGATTCGCAACGTTGCAATTGTTGGAGCAATCGCATTGGCCGTTGTTCTGATCACCGGAACAATGACTACCGGCGCTGGTGTTCACTCCGGTGACTCAGGAGTAGGTATGGAAGGCCGCCTCGAAGTAAGCATCGACTGGATGGCACACGTCCATGGCTACAGCATGTACGTCTACCTCTTCTTCACCTTGATCGTGGTTGCCGGCCTATACAAGGTGAAAGCATCACAGCACAACAAGAAGCTCGGACTCATGCTGATTGTCTTTATTCTGATCCAAGCCGGAATTGGAATCCTCCAATACCGCATGGGAGTTCCACGCTGGAGCATTCCATTCCACATTGCAATGTCCTCCGTTGTTGTGGCCTTTACTTCCCTACTGTGGGCTCAAGGCCGAGTGCGCGTTGGAGGCACCGCGACAATTGCCGGTTCTGTTGACGGAGATATCAAGAATATCGCGCTGGCTGAATCAAAGAAGGTTGGTAAATAA
- a CDS encoding quinone oxidoreductase family protein, with product MKAILVSRTGGPEVLELTDVEAPRPNEDQVLVEVDMAGVNFIDTYYRQGEYHARLPFIPGFEGTGRILEDPQGLIAVGTKVAWCDAMGSYAQQVCVPRDRLVAVPEGVSPAVAASMLMQGITAHYLTNGVYDLQEGDSCLITAGAGGVGLLATQMAAAKGVRVYSVVSTDEKAELALDAGAHEVFRYSENLAEQVRRHNGGRGVDVVYDGVGQSTFNESLEAVRPRGTVCLFGAASGPVEPFDPQLLNTHGSIFLTRPSIGAWTSEEGEFAKRAQAVTQAIVEGSLRVRVTGTYSLADASLAHHDLQARNTSGSLVLKIPKD from the coding sequence ATGAAGGCAATCTTAGTTTCTCGTACCGGCGGCCCCGAGGTGTTGGAGCTTACTGATGTCGAAGCTCCACGGCCCAATGAAGATCAGGTTTTAGTTGAAGTAGATATGGCAGGTGTGAACTTCATTGACACCTATTATCGCCAAGGTGAATATCATGCGCGCCTGCCTTTTATCCCTGGCTTTGAAGGCACCGGCCGCATCCTAGAAGATCCTCAAGGTTTGATTGCTGTTGGCACGAAAGTTGCCTGGTGCGATGCGATGGGGTCCTATGCTCAACAGGTATGTGTGCCACGTGATCGCCTGGTCGCAGTACCAGAAGGTGTGAGCCCTGCGGTTGCCGCATCGATGCTTATGCAAGGCATTACCGCTCATTATTTGACCAATGGTGTCTACGACCTGCAAGAAGGTGATTCCTGCTTGATCACCGCCGGCGCAGGTGGTGTTGGGCTTCTTGCCACCCAGATGGCTGCAGCGAAGGGTGTACGCGTTTACAGCGTGGTGTCTACGGATGAAAAAGCTGAGCTTGCCCTTGATGCCGGCGCTCATGAGGTTTTTCGGTACTCAGAAAACCTCGCTGAACAAGTTCGTCGGCATAACGGCGGACGCGGAGTCGATGTGGTCTATGACGGCGTTGGCCAATCCACATTTAACGAATCCCTCGAAGCCGTACGTCCCCGTGGCACGGTGTGTCTTTTCGGCGCAGCATCTGGCCCCGTCGAGCCCTTTGATCCACAGCTTCTCAATACACACGGCTCGATCTTTTTAACTCGCCCCAGCATCGGCGCGTGGACATCTGAAGAAGGCGAATTCGCCAAACGCGCCCAGGCGGTCACACAGGCCATCGTCGAAGGCAGCTTGCGGGTCCGCGTCACTGGGACTTATTCGCTTGCCGACGCCTCCCTCGCCCACCACGACCTCCAGGCCAGGAACACTAGCGGCTCTTTGGTTCTGAAAATCCCCAAAGACTAG